The following proteins come from a genomic window of Alicyclobacillus dauci:
- a CDS encoding methyl-accepting chemotaxis protein produces MFKSNVSLRTYFLRTMLSVLLVIGVLSGAIQIYSMNQHVTGQINDQANLVSQGIRMSIGSSKLASDSLEHQFDLRMALYAKQIALLLKGQQVNGISKGELQNISDDLGLAGVTIFAQQGNDIIGVQSTDPAEVGFSFKKVGFLPLGEALLRGDKVAMPGATYSEPNLVVLPIAQSASHQDKPSFFKYAYYHVPGSSYIIDPYIQANEIYQFTKSVGPDEWIAKMKQSNPDIEEMAVLDPQVFADPSLETKIYPPRKQVVYGSYAYKDSQDVNLLKAMVTDPHEVTYAKREDGRKVYKMFIPIDNGQVLYVALNYDKLSQPIYRLSIILILFGLVGLIALFMTTARFFNRIYENIQKIKSQIKLLETKDFTVRSDVKNGGELSELSESTNRMVETLQAVLTDTGEQAKKTQRLSVLLESDASKTMGKVYTMSMKETTDGRAAADEFIYFLDQMESALPEEFKEKNGPLLANMEQIRTLVRERTEATTDMTLTLSDLLKSLHDESSQLSEIANSLRQNLSDFKL; encoded by the coding sequence ATGTTCAAATCTAATGTCTCGTTACGCACATACTTCTTACGTACCATGTTGTCCGTATTGCTGGTCATCGGAGTGTTATCAGGGGCCATTCAAATATACTCTATGAACCAACACGTTACTGGTCAAATAAACGATCAGGCTAATTTGGTATCTCAAGGAATTCGGATGAGTATAGGGTCATCAAAGTTGGCATCCGATAGTTTGGAACATCAATTTGATCTTAGAATGGCTTTGTACGCGAAACAAATCGCCTTGCTATTAAAAGGACAACAAGTAAATGGAATATCCAAGGGTGAACTTCAAAACATCAGTGATGATTTGGGACTAGCAGGCGTCACCATATTTGCACAACAAGGTAACGATATTATCGGTGTCCAGTCGACTGATCCCGCAGAGGTTGGATTCAGTTTTAAGAAAGTGGGCTTTCTACCACTCGGCGAAGCGTTGCTTCGTGGCGACAAAGTGGCCATGCCCGGAGCGACCTATTCGGAGCCCAATCTTGTCGTACTTCCAATCGCGCAGTCAGCTTCTCACCAGGATAAGCCTTCTTTCTTTAAATATGCATATTACCATGTGCCGGGCAGCTCTTATATCATCGATCCATATATTCAAGCGAATGAGATATATCAATTCACCAAATCCGTGGGTCCGGATGAATGGATCGCAAAGATGAAACAGTCAAACCCAGACATCGAAGAGATGGCGGTCTTAGATCCACAAGTTTTTGCCGATCCTAGCCTGGAGACGAAAATCTATCCTCCTCGAAAACAAGTTGTTTATGGCAGTTATGCATATAAGGATTCGCAGGACGTAAATCTCCTCAAGGCCATGGTAACGGATCCTCACGAAGTAACGTATGCCAAACGGGAAGATGGTCGTAAAGTGTACAAGATGTTCATTCCGATCGACAATGGACAAGTCTTGTATGTGGCATTGAACTATGACAAATTGAGTCAACCGATTTATCGTCTATCGATCATACTGATTCTCTTCGGTCTTGTTGGTTTGATTGCCCTCTTTATGACGACAGCTCGGTTTTTTAATCGAATCTATGAAAACATCCAAAAGATCAAGTCTCAAATTAAGCTCCTGGAAACCAAGGATTTTACAGTACGAAGCGACGTGAAAAATGGCGGGGAACTAAGCGAGCTCTCAGAAAGCACGAACCGAATGGTGGAAACATTACAGGCGGTATTAACGGATACTGGGGAGCAAGCTAAAAAAACGCAACGATTGTCTGTTCTACTGGAATCCGACGCTAGTAAAACGATGGGGAAAGTGTACACAATGTCTATGAAGGAGACAACGGATGGGCGAGCCGCGGCGGATGAGTTTATTTATTTCCTAGATCAAATGGAATCAGCACTGCCGGAGGAATTCAAAGAAAAAAATGGTCCATTGTTGGCGAATATGGAACAAATCAGGACCTTGGTGAGGGAACGTACTGAGGCTACAACGGATATGACACTCACATTGTCTGATCTACTTAAATCTCTTCATGACGAGTCCAGTCAGCTATCAGAAATTGCAAACAGCCTACGTCAGAATTTGTCCGACTTTAAGCTCTAA
- a CDS encoding SDR family oxidoreductase, which yields MIQFGSLKGKTIAITGASRGIGRETADLLGTLGANLILGSRNEIGLAKLATRVEAVGGRALPVYLDVTDEGSVRNFADVAINEFGTVDVLINSAGIGTFASLLDLPTADFDEMISVNLKGTFLACKYFGPQMVQQGHGQILNIVSIAGTVALPGGGGYSASKFGVLGLTRVLQQELRSEGVQVTAVLPGAVNSSFWDGIDPKPDVSSMMPTSTLARHIVYLLSAHDGTFIDEITIMPPLGIL from the coding sequence ATGATTCAATTTGGCTCATTGAAGGGGAAAACCATCGCCATCACGGGTGCTAGCAGAGGCATTGGAAGAGAAACGGCTGATTTACTAGGGACATTAGGAGCAAACCTCATCCTTGGCAGTCGCAATGAAATCGGCCTAGCCAAGCTGGCAACAAGAGTTGAAGCAGTAGGCGGCCGCGCCTTGCCAGTATACTTGGACGTCACGGACGAAGGATCAGTCCGCAATTTCGCTGATGTAGCTATAAATGAATTTGGTACAGTTGATGTACTCATCAATAGTGCTGGAATTGGAACATTCGCCAGTCTCTTAGATTTACCTACCGCAGATTTCGATGAAATGATTTCCGTTAATCTCAAGGGAACGTTTCTCGCTTGTAAGTATTTCGGTCCCCAGATGGTTCAACAGGGGCATGGACAGATCTTAAATATTGTTTCAATTGCTGGGACGGTCGCGTTACCAGGCGGAGGCGGGTACTCGGCTTCGAAGTTCGGTGTCTTGGGACTTACTCGAGTCTTACAGCAGGAACTTCGCTCTGAGGGTGTTCAGGTGACAGCTGTTCTGCCGGGCGCTGTAAATAGTTCATTCTGGGATGGAATCGATCCGAAACCAGATGTATCATCCATGATGCCCACAAGCACCTTGGCACGTCACATCGTCTATCTACTGTCAGCGCATGACGGAACTTTTATAGATGAAATTACGATCATGCCTCCTTTGGGAATCTTGTAG
- a CDS encoding ATP-binding protein, which yields MHLPPTEAQQHILQDDNISSLSTDSASDTRAKDDDWDRRIWQVYRDVIYAATQRKFLLITEQEVDSYMQGNIRLEVEVKERTDITKCRERANQVFLDLGYEPTNIMGRLLVISEAVTNILKHAEYGKMILVEDGQSVRAVIQDTGPGFSIPDLPNTTLLAGYSTKKSLGQGFNLMMKMSDQVVLSTSPQGSTIILVFNEKQDKE from the coding sequence GTGCATCTACCCCCGACCGAGGCACAACAACATATCCTTCAGGACGACAACATTAGTAGCCTCAGTACAGACTCCGCTTCAGATACCAGAGCGAAAGACGATGATTGGGACCGACGGATTTGGCAAGTGTATCGTGATGTCATTTATGCCGCGACTCAAAGAAAATTCCTACTGATTACCGAGCAGGAAGTGGACTCGTACATGCAAGGGAATATACGTCTGGAGGTGGAGGTAAAAGAGCGGACGGACATCACGAAATGTCGGGAAAGAGCCAACCAAGTGTTTCTCGACTTAGGATACGAACCCACCAACATCATGGGGCGTCTACTTGTGATCAGCGAAGCTGTTACGAATATCTTGAAGCACGCTGAGTACGGAAAAATGATATTGGTTGAGGATGGACAGAGCGTGAGGGCGGTCATTCAGGATACAGGACCGGGCTTTTCTATTCCTGACCTGCCAAATACTACTTTGCTCGCTGGATATTCTACTAAGAAATCACTGGGGCAAGGCTTCAACTTGATGATGAAAATGAGTGATCAAGTTGTGCTGTCAACAAGTCCACAGGGGTCGACTATCATCCTTGTGTTTAACGAGAAACAGGATAAGGAATGA
- a CDS encoding alpha/beta hydrolase — protein MKMNLPHCALAWHVSKINNWSELAQAKIEVAETHQRKGLVGDAELTLRTAGLYYNLAQWIFPERCSQKQHLFHLSRDAFRRADMLSDIETRYVKLDIDDNQCIGRIRIPSEPRGCVIIINPIDSSKEELFTYEKDFLDAHYVTISFDGPGQGETYVTNGLKATYKNWSEFVNKLIEYTVEHFPTIPAFIFGTSFGASWVIYGSCHPNISKAVAVSPAFDRQRMSMPDYFNERMNCIHGDDKDPFPDFEKLHYRNPVFLFHGGRDRMVKRSDIYHLYEMLPEGSRLIEYEEEMHCCNYKLREIRELAIEWYNEDRIFKPGVYSDVQI, from the coding sequence ATGAAAATGAACTTGCCGCATTGCGCCCTCGCTTGGCACGTCTCGAAGATTAACAACTGGAGTGAATTAGCACAGGCAAAGATAGAGGTGGCCGAAACGCACCAACGCAAAGGGTTGGTGGGCGATGCAGAATTGACCTTGCGAACTGCAGGACTTTATTACAACCTTGCTCAATGGATATTTCCAGAACGATGTAGTCAAAAGCAACACCTTTTTCATTTGAGCAGGGACGCGTTCCGACGAGCAGACATGCTCTCAGACATTGAGACACGCTACGTAAAATTGGATATTGACGACAATCAATGTATAGGGCGTATCCGAATACCATCAGAGCCTAGGGGATGCGTCATTATCATCAACCCGATTGATTCTTCGAAGGAAGAATTGTTTACGTATGAAAAAGATTTTCTTGATGCCCACTATGTCACAATTAGTTTTGATGGACCTGGTCAAGGTGAAACTTATGTAACCAACGGATTAAAGGCAACATACAAGAACTGGTCAGAATTTGTAAACAAACTAATCGAGTACACTGTAGAACATTTTCCAACGATTCCAGCATTCATATTTGGAACGAGTTTTGGTGCATCCTGGGTGATTTATGGGAGTTGTCACCCTAATATCTCCAAAGCTGTTGCAGTCAGTCCCGCCTTTGATAGACAACGTATGTCCATGCCTGACTATTTCAATGAACGCATGAACTGTATACACGGTGATGATAAGGACCCATTTCCTGATTTTGAAAAATTACACTATCGGAATCCTGTATTCCTCTTTCATGGGGGGCGAGATCGTATGGTGAAGCGTTCTGATATCTACCATCTATACGAAATGCTCCCAGAGGGTAGTCGACTAATTGAATATGAAGAGGAAATGCACTGTTGCAATTACAAGCTCCGAGAGATCAGGGAGTTGGCTATCGAGTGGTATAACGAGGACCGCATTTTCAAACCGGGGGTGTACAGTGATGTTCAAATCTAA